The region TGTGATCGGCGGATTGCTTATAGGAGGTTTGCTGGCATACTTCTTCTCAAAATTGACAAGATTTTTTGATGATTATCCCCTTGAAATCATTTTTTCAATGCTTTTGTTTTACGGTGCTTTCTTCATTTCCGAAGCCTTCCATGTTTCTGGAGTGATTGCGGTTGTAATAGCAGGTCTTATCTTTGGAAACTACGGAGCCCGTATTGGTATGAGTCCAACGACCAAATTAAATATTAAAAACTTTTGGGATGTAGCAGCACTAGTAGCCAATTCTTTGGTTTTTCTCATGGTCGGTTTGGAGATCATGCGAATTTCCTTGTGGGATAAATGGATGTATATCATTGGAGCCATCTTAATTGTCCTCGCTTCCAGAAGTATTGCTGTCTATACCAGTGTAGGCTTTATTCGCCATATTCCCCGAGCATGGAAGCATGTGTTTAATTGGGGAGGGCTGAAAGGGTCATTATCCATTGCCCTTGCCTTTAGTCTGCCTTCATCATTTCCAATGAGAGAAGAAGTGTTGGTACTGGCCTTTGGAGTTGTACTATTTTCACTAATCGTTCAAGGTTTAACCATTAAACCCTTGGTTTCCTGGTTGGGTGTACAAACTGGAGGCGCAGCTCTTTCAAGCTATGAAACCATTTTAAGCAGAATCTATCGCTACACTTCCGGGAAGAAACGGTTGGAAAAAATGAAGGATGAAGGAACACTTTCTCCTGTTATATTTCGTCAGTTAGGCGGCAAATACGAAGAACAATTAAATGATCTGCATCATCAGTTAAACCATCTATATCAGCAAAATCCAGAAATTCAAAAGGAACAGATGGAAAGAGCCATAAAGGAAGCTTTATATGCAGAACATGAGGCTGTGGATCACTTATCCAGCCATCATCTCATTTCCGATCAAGTGTCGGATGAACAGAGAAAAGAAATCATTGAGTTGTTAGAGCAGGAAAAGGAGAAGTAAGAAATTTCTATATGTAAATCGTGTTCCGATTTGATGGTGAAACTGGCTGAATGTTTGAAAAACTGGAAGGGGGAATGTGTTGTGCTGTTTGAGTGTGATGTTCCCGTATCCCTCTGAGAACCAAGGGGGTGTAAGGGTTTTATAGGAACCCGCTCCGCTTGGGAATTGAAAATTGATTGACTAATAATGAATAGCGGAGGGGAACAGGATGAGATTATGGTTAGGCACTTTATGCTTATCCCTTGCAGCCGCCATTTGGGGTGGAGTTTATGTGGTCAGCAAATATGTGATGGAGTATATACCACCCTTAACTCTTCTTTGGATACGTTATGTCATTGCTGTTGTGACTTTGGTGTTGGCAGTTCTGTTAAATAAAACCCAGAGGAGGAGTTGGAAAATAGAAAAGCAGGATCTTTCCCTGCTATTTAAAATTGGGTTTGTTGGTTACTTTATTTCCATTGGCGCCCAATTTGTCGGGACCTATTTGTCCAATGCTTCGATGGGTGCATTAATTACATCGTCCACACCTGCTTTTGTTGCCATATTTGCCTTTTTTCTGTTAAAGGAAAAATTGACCTTTCAAAAAATAATTTCCATCTTTATTGCGACCGTTGGTGTTGTGATTGTTGTTGGATTCGATCCTAGCGGATCTAATTTTACCGGTAATTTGGTTTTACTGTTAGCTGGAATTACCTGGGCGCTATATTCGGTGTATGTCAGGATGGCTACTCAAAAATATACCACACTAATGGTCACCATCTATGGGATGCTGTTTAGTTTGATTTTCACCACCCCAACCATGTTGTGGGAATTAAGCAAAACCCCGGTGCAGTTTTCCTTTTCCGGTTTGATTTGGCTCGGGGTGTTGTATACCGGAATCATATCTACCGCTCTTGCCTTTTTCCTTTGGAACAAGGGCTTTCAGTTGTTGGAAGCAGGAACCGCCGCCATCTTTTTTTTCGTTCAGCCGGTAGTTGGGGCTCTTCTAGGCTGGCTGCTTCTGGGCGAAGAGCTTTCTCTCAAGTTTTTCATAGGTGGGGGCTTAATTTTCTTAGGAGTAATATTGGCCACTTTGAAGTTTCAAACTTATTTAAAGCGGGAAGAAGCAAAGTAAACAATTTTCTGATGGTCTCTCTCACTCTATGAAGGAAAAGTTAGATTTAACGTCTATAAACAAATTAAAAACCTGCCCCTTTCAAGAGCTGTACACAGCTGTAACATCGGGTGCAGGTTTTTTCATTGGTTAATTTATACAGTGTGTGATTTTCCAAAAGACAGCTGACCTGCAGAAATGAGTCGGCTGACCAAAATGCTGCCCAGATATGCACTGATCATCATCTTGATGATGTCGAAAGGAACGAAGGGATAAACACCGGCAGCCAGAGCCTTCCCCCAGGTGAGGGATAAAACCAGTTTTAGTTGAAAGGCTCCCAGTAAATAGATAAAAAACAGTCCGACCAGATTGGCAAACAAGAACCATCCGTAAGAAAGTTTGTCCCGCTTTGCCGCTTGTTCCACAATCCATCCCACCACAAAAGCAGCAACGACATATCCGATAAGGTATCCTCCTGTTTTTCCAACGATAATTCCAATTCCTGAAGTGCCTTGGGCAAACACAGGAGCTCCGGCAATTCCCAATAATAAGTATACAATCATGGCTAATGCTCCATAGCGGCTCCCTAATACGGCTCCAGTCAGTGTCACGGCGATGATTGACAGGGTAAACGGAACAGATTCAGACAACGGTGTTGTAAATGAGATTCGGGCAAAAATAACCGTAATTGCTGCAAATAATCCAGTTAGAATCAACATTTTTAAATGATAGGACTTCCCCATATATTCTTCTCCTCCCCTTCTCTATATTTCTTCCCATTTTTACTATCTGTTAACGTTATAATTTTTATAGTTAACAAATAGCTAGCTTCAGTTTACTGATTCGATGGGTATAAGTCAATAAGATCACAATCAAAATTTTATGGATTGACATATTTCGGGGAATATCTTAATATGAATTCTAACAATTCTAAATGGATGAACTAAAAACTTGATATCTTGGATGACTCTTATCCAGAGAGGTGGAGGGACTGGCCCGATGAAACCCGGCAACCCCGAAGTTCAGACTTCGGAGAGGTGCTAATTCCAGCAGAACGGATGAGTTCTGGAAGATAAGAGAGGCTTGGTTCCGATGCTAACCCCTCTTCTTATCGAAGTGGGGATTTTTACTTTATAAAGAGGATTTTATGTTTTTGGAGTTGTGAGTGAAGAGAGAGGGAATGAAAGATGGCTATAGATATAATAGAAGTGATGCAGGTTCAAAAAGTATCCTTGGGCGAAGTACTCCTTGAATGTGGAGAAACGTTGCCCCATGTGGAGGTTGCCTTTGAAACTTCCGGTTTTTTAAACCGGGATAGGAGTAATGTTGTCCTTGTTTGCCATGCCCTAACTGGAGATGCCCAAGCGGTGGGGACTACAAAAAATCCGGGATGGTGGAGCGGGCTGATTGGACCGGGAAAGTATATTGACACCAATCAGTATTATGTCATTACCACTAATGTACTTGGAGGTTGTTACGGCACAACAGGGCCATCCAGCATAAATCCGAAAACAGGCCAACCCTATGGAGCGGACTTCCCTACAGTAACGATTCGCGATATGGTCCATGTGCAATACCTACTCTTGAAAAAGTTGGGAATTTCCAAGTTGTATGCTGTTATCGGGGGATCAATGGGAGGCATGCAGGTTTTGGAATGGGGAATCAGTTATCCCCAGATGATTGAGCATATCATTCCCCTGGCTACTTCCGCCTATTTATCACCAATGGCCATTGCTTACAACGATATCGGACGTCAAGCCATCCTGTCTGACCCGGAGTGGAAAGGGGGACATTATTATCCCGGAAGGGGTCCTGTTAAGGGACTATCCATTGCCCGGATGGTGGGAATGATTACTTACCGGACCGCAGACCTGTTCGAAGAGAGATTCGGAAGAACGATGAGACAAGACCATCAAGTTACCCAATTTGACTCCGTTTTCCAAGTGGAAAGCTATTTGAGATATCAGGGAGAGAAACTGGTTGACCGGTTTGATGCCAATTCGTATCTTTATCTCCTAAAAGCCATGGATTCCCATGATATCGGTCGTGGAAGGGGCGGCTGGAAAACTGCTCTCAGTCACATAAAATCCAAGGTGCTGCTGATTGGAATCACCCGGGATCTGTTATATACTGTCCAGCATATGGAAGAGATGCAGTCATCCCTGAAGCAAGCCAGGGTGGATTCGACCTATATAGAGATTGATTCTAAATTTGGCCACGATGGATTTTTGGTAGAATTTGAGCGAATCGGCCCACTGGTTGAGTCATTTTTAAGCAAAAAAGGGGTGCATCAGTAGAATGAAAAAGATAAAAATTGCCTTGTTGGGTTTAGGAACAGTTGGTTCCGGAGTGGTAAAAGCACTCCGTCAAAACGAAAAAGTACTTGCGGAAGAATGGGGAGTCTCCCTTGAAATTCTTAAAATATTAGTCAGACAGCTAGACAAGAAAAGAAATGTCCAAGTCGACCCGTCTGAACTAACTTCCAGCTTTGAAGATATCATTCAAATTGGAGAGGTTTCCATTATTGTTGAAGTAATGGGAGGGATTGAGCCTGCCAGAACATACATCGAAGCCTCGTTAAAAAAAGGATGCCATGTCATTACCGCAAACAAAGAGTTAATGGCAAAGCATGGAGACGAGTTGCTGCAGTTAGCACAGTCTCAAGGGGTACATCTTTTGTATGAAGCTAGCGTGGCAGGGGGGATCCCCATTCTTAGCACCTTAAGGACAGCTTTGCGGGTCAATCGCATTCAAAAAGTGTATGGGATTTTAAATGGAACAACCAATTATATTTTGACCCAGATGGAGGAACATCATCGACCCTTTTCGGAAGTACTTACGGAGGCACAGCAGTTGGGATATGCTGAAGCTGACCCCACTTCAGATATTGAAGGATTTGATGCGGCATATAAACTGACCCTATTATCCCGAATCTGTTTTAAAACTCCCATCGCCATTGGTGAAGTGAAGAAAGAAGGAATTACAACCATTACCCCTGAAGAATTGCAGTTATCCCTCCGGTTGGGGTACCGTGTCAAACTGTTGGCCTTAGGGGAACAGGAAAGTAACACAGTCCAGTTATCGGTTAAGCCCACCCTTTTACCCATTGATCATCCTCTGGCACAGGTGAAGGATGTATTTAATGCGGTATATGTGAAAGGGGATGTGGTAGGAGAATTATCTTTTATTGGAAGAGGGGCTGGGGAATTTCCAACCGCAAGTGCAGTGGTAGAAGATATCATGTATGCCCTCCATCATCCGGTCTTGCCAAGGAGAGAGTATAAGCAAACCCTTGAAATCGGGGATGAGCAGCCGCAGGCAGACAAAGGGACCTTCATACTAGCTAAATGGCCGGTAAAAACTGCTAGCAAAGGACTAAATGTCCTTTGCGGAGAACTGGAGGCAAATGGGATCGATGTGATGGAAGTAGAGGAGCAATTAAAAGGGGACCATCTGATGTTTGCGATTCTCACTTCACAAATTCCTTCTCATTTTTTTCTATCGGAATTAGATTGGCGAAGCGGTGAAAAACCAGTAAGCTTTCTTACTAGACCGGTGGTCTTGTCTAAACATCATGTAAAGGAAAAGAAAACCGAGATCGAAAGAACAGGTAAAGCAGATAAAGCAGTTGTTTAACTGCATGTGCCAGAATTTTCTCGCCTTTTAGGCACGTTTCTGACGGTATCCATCATTTGCAAGGAGTGGGGATACCGTTTTTTACCGCTCATGAGAATTGTCGATCGTCATCACTTTATTGGATAGAGGCTTGCCGATCGTAATGATTAATTCCTTCTTTCCCTCTTTTTCAGAAGAAAAGTAATCCCCAGCCGTTTCTCCCCTGTAAATAGATTCAAGCAATCCTGCAAGCAAGCCGCATTCGAATGCTAAGCTATCTTCATTTTTGATTTTTTCTTGCAATAGTGGGGATTCTTCCAAAATCCACTGGCTTTCGGTTGCCTTATCTTTTACCAGCTTAATTTTCCCTAGTCCTAAATTGTCAAACACTTTCTGCATCTCTTCCATGGTGGTTACGTGAAAATGACGGGCTGAGTTTTTACCGACCCAATATAGTATGATTTTTTCCCGACTTCCTAGTATATCCTGAAGAACTTGTCCACGAAAAAACAAAAATCCATTTAACACTGACATACACATTCTCCCTTCCCATATCCTATATATTTGTAGTCTCCATGCGATCTTATTTTTATCATATGCAACAGTTAAAAAAGAATGAACTTAAAAA is a window of Microaerobacter geothermalis DNA encoding:
- a CDS encoding Na+/H+ antiporter — protein: METQFELVLLLLAIAAGVTAFAKKLNLPYPIALVIVGAIIGLLPIPGLEELKDFFAEDEVFRFAIISIFLPTLLGEATLKLPFSHLRENRGPILTLALVGTLVSFIVAGLLTVQFLSLPLQAAFVFAALMAATDPVSVLSIFKSMGVNHRLSIIMEGESLINDGVAVVLFTIAAYQMSTFIEAGPFGIAMGLFQFFKVVIGGLLIGGLLAYFFSKLTRFFDDYPLEIIFSMLLFYGAFFISEAFHVSGVIAVVIAGLIFGNYGARIGMSPTTKLNIKNFWDVAALVANSLVFLMVGLEIMRISLWDKWMYIIGAILIVLASRSIAVYTSVGFIRHIPRAWKHVFNWGGLKGSLSIALAFSLPSSFPMREEVLVLAFGVVLFSLIVQGLTIKPLVSWLGVQTGGAALSSYETILSRIYRYTSGKKRLEKMKDEGTLSPVIFRQLGGKYEEQLNDLHHQLNHLYQQNPEIQKEQMERAIKEALYAEHEAVDHLSSHHLISDQVSDEQRKEIIELLEQEKEK
- a CDS encoding DMT family transporter, yielding MRLWLGTLCLSLAAAIWGGVYVVSKYVMEYIPPLTLLWIRYVIAVVTLVLAVLLNKTQRRSWKIEKQDLSLLFKIGFVGYFISIGAQFVGTYLSNASMGALITSSTPAFVAIFAFFLLKEKLTFQKIISIFIATVGVVIVVGFDPSGSNFTGNLVLLLAGITWALYSVYVRMATQKYTTLMVTIYGMLFSLIFTTPTMLWELSKTPVQFSFSGLIWLGVLYTGIISTALAFFLWNKGFQLLEAGTAAIFFFVQPVVGALLGWLLLGEELSLKFFIGGGLIFLGVILATLKFQTYLKREEAK
- a CDS encoding biotin transporter BioY; translated protein: MGKSYHLKMLILTGLFAAITVIFARISFTTPLSESVPFTLSIIAVTLTGAVLGSRYGALAMIVYLLLGIAGAPVFAQGTSGIGIIVGKTGGYLIGYVVAAFVVGWIVEQAAKRDKLSYGWFLFANLVGLFFIYLLGAFQLKLVLSLTWGKALAAGVYPFVPFDIIKMMISAYLGSILVSRLISAGQLSFGKSHTV
- the metX gene encoding homoserine O-acetyltransferase MetX translates to MAIDIIEVMQVQKVSLGEVLLECGETLPHVEVAFETSGFLNRDRSNVVLVCHALTGDAQAVGTTKNPGWWSGLIGPGKYIDTNQYYVITTNVLGGCYGTTGPSSINPKTGQPYGADFPTVTIRDMVHVQYLLLKKLGISKLYAVIGGSMGGMQVLEWGISYPQMIEHIIPLATSAYLSPMAIAYNDIGRQAILSDPEWKGGHYYPGRGPVKGLSIARMVGMITYRTADLFEERFGRTMRQDHQVTQFDSVFQVESYLRYQGEKLVDRFDANSYLYLLKAMDSHDIGRGRGGWKTALSHIKSKVLLIGITRDLLYTVQHMEEMQSSLKQARVDSTYIEIDSKFGHDGFLVEFERIGPLVESFLSKKGVHQ
- a CDS encoding homoserine dehydrogenase, giving the protein MKKIKIALLGLGTVGSGVVKALRQNEKVLAEEWGVSLEILKILVRQLDKKRNVQVDPSELTSSFEDIIQIGEVSIIVEVMGGIEPARTYIEASLKKGCHVITANKELMAKHGDELLQLAQSQGVHLLYEASVAGGIPILSTLRTALRVNRIQKVYGILNGTTNYILTQMEEHHRPFSEVLTEAQQLGYAEADPTSDIEGFDAAYKLTLLSRICFKTPIAIGEVKKEGITTITPEELQLSLRLGYRVKLLALGEQESNTVQLSVKPTLLPIDHPLAQVKDVFNAVYVKGDVVGELSFIGRGAGEFPTASAVVEDIMYALHHPVLPRREYKQTLEIGDEQPQADKGTFILAKWPVKTASKGLNVLCGELEANGIDVMEVEEQLKGDHLMFAILTSQIPSHFFLSELDWRSGEKPVSFLTRPVVLSKHHVKEKKTEIERTGKADKAVV
- a CDS encoding DUF2507 domain-containing protein — translated: MSVLNGFLFFRGQVLQDILGSREKIILYWVGKNSARHFHVTTMEEMQKVFDNLGLGKIKLVKDKATESQWILEESPLLQEKIKNEDSLAFECGLLAGLLESIYRGETAGDYFSSEKEGKKELIITIGKPLSNKVMTIDNSHER